The Ramlibacter pinisoli genome segment CCCGCCGGCGCAAACAGGGCCACCCAGCTATAGAACTCAGCGTCGATGCCCAACTCCTTCATCGTGGGGATGTCGGCGACGTTCGAAAGGCGTGTTCCACCCCAAGACGCGAGCGCACGGACCTTGCCCGCCTTGATGTGCGGCAAGCCGACGGCGGGTGTCACCGCAGTCAGCTGCACTTCTCCGCCGAGCAGCGCCAAGATCGACGGCCCGGCACCCTGGTACGGCACGTGCAGCAACTTGATTCCTGCTGCTTGCGCGAACATCTCGACGGATGTGTGGCTGGTTCCATAGACCCCCGCCGAGCTGTAGGCGATCTTTCCCGGGCGCGCCTTCGCATCGGCCAGCAGGTCCGCCAGCGTTTTCCATGGGCTGCCCACCGGCACGAGCAGGACCTGGGGGTCGGCCGCCACGAGCGCGATCGGCGTGAAGTCCGACATGCGGTACGTCGGCTGCCTGCCGTTCACTTCATCGGCTACGGGAATGGTGACGATCGATGAAGCCGTGAACATGATCGTGTAGCCATTCGGAGCTTGACGCGCGGTGTAGGCATGGCCGATCGCGCCACCGGCGCCGGCCTTGGTATCGACCACGACGTTCTGGCCGAGGCTCTTCGACATCGCGTTCGCGAGCAGGCGACCGATCGGGTGCGCGGCGCCGCCCGGCGGGAACGGGACGATCATCGTCACGGGGCGGCTGGGATAGGGCTGGGCGTGGGCGGCCAAACTCAAGAGCATGGCGAGCACGACGGCGATGCGTGCAGCGACTTTCATCGGTTTTCCTCGGGTTGTGCGATTCCGTGGTGACTTCAGAATTCGGCAAAAAGCCTGCCGTGCCCGGTCAGCTTGTCGTGCACCCCGAGACGCCGCAGGCAGTGCCACAACGTAGCGGGGTTGCTGGCTATGACGGGTTTCCCCAGCGCGGTTTCGATTCTTTCCAGCATCTCCATCGTCGGCAGCGCCGTGCAGCTGAGAAAGATCGCCTGGGCCTGCGGCGAATCTACGGCACGTGCCATCCGGAACACCACTTCGGGTGGAACCCGGTTGATCAGGCGGCGCTCCTCGACTGTCGAACCGAGCTGCAGGCCCATCACCGTCGTGACGGTGATGCCGTTCTCATCGAGGAATTCCACTTCGCGACGGTTGACGAGATCAATGTACGGCGTGGCGAGCCCGACCCGCGTGATTCCCAGCCGGGCGAAGGCTTCGAGCACGGCGTCGGCCGTGGTCGTGACCGGCAACCGGCTGATCCCGGATAGCTTGTTCTTGAGCGCGTCGCGTCCGACCATGAACGATCCCGACGTACAGCAATAGACCAGAAGGTCGAGGTCGGCAGTCGCCAGCTCCTCGGCGGCACGTTCGGTCCCGCGCGCCATGATGTCGTAGGACTCCTGCGACGTGGCTCCGGTCAGTAATGCGCGACCCACGTGGAATGACACCCCGTCGGGCACCATGTGCCGCCATTCGCCCTCCGTCGCGGTGTTGGTGGACGGCACGATCACGCCGAGCTTCGCCCGCCATCCGTAGGGGCTGTAAGCAGCCATGCTCTTGAGCGCCAAGCTGGCATCGCTCGCCAGGGACCCTGGGCGAATCGTTTCGGATGTTTGAGCCAAGTGCTCCTCCAACAGGTTGGGCGATCGCGGGGTGACGGGCCGGACGCGGCCGGTTCAGCCCGGGCGTCTCCGCTGGATGCCCGAGGAGATGGCCTGCGCGCGTGGCTGCATCTTGTCCAGCGCGGGTATCTCCATCTGCGGCGTGACCACGATGGATTGGCCGACGCCTTCGGTCTCGGCCTTGTCCAGCAGGAACACCGCAGTGGCGAGGTCGCACACCGCCATGCCCTGCACGATGGCGAGGATGCGTTCCGACGGCGATCGGCGGCCCGGCTTCGCGCCGCACATCACTTCGCCCAGGTCGGCATCGATGCGCTCCTTCATCGCGGGCTGCGAGATGTGGCCCCGGTCGACCCAGGTCGCCAGGTCGCCCTTGAGCAGCGCGTAATCTGGGTCATCGACCACCAGCCGGTCGATCTCGGCCAGCACGCCGAACTCGACTTCGGGCACGCCGCCCATCGACACGAGCACGGCGCCTTCCTTGAGCCAGCCAGGCTTCACGAAAGCTTCCGAGGCGAGCGTGATCGTGATGACGATGTCGGCACCACGAACCGCTTCTTCGGCGGTAGCGACGGCGCGCATCGGTGCGCCGGTTTGAGCCTTGAGCCGCTCGACGAAGGCACTCGCACCTTCGTAGGTGCGCGATGCGACACGAAAGTCGTCGAGCGCGAATGCATGCGGCAGCACGCGCGCCACTTCCTCGCCGATGAGACCCGCGCCGATCAGCGCCGCGACGCGCGCGTTCGGCCCGGCAAGCTTGCGTGCGGCAACGACGCCCGTCGTGCCCGTCCTGCGCTTGGTGAGCCAGGCCTGCTCCACGATGCCGCGCATCGTGCCCGTGCGGCTGTCGGTGACCATGAAGTAGTAGTCGCCGAACTGCGCGCCGAAGAATACACCGGCAGCGCCGAGCGGCCGCAGGCTGGCCGACTTGATCCAGAACATCGTCGGCGCCTCGTTCTGCACGAGCATGTACGAAGCCGACGGCACGGATGAAACGACACGCTCGCGGCCGTACTCGGCGAAGGCCTGCTCCACGATGCGCAACGAATCGGGGATGCCGAGCAGCTGCTTCGCCTCGGCCGCGGATACGTACAAAGCCATGGGGTCTCCTACTCCGGCTCGATGCCGGCGGACTTGACGATGCCGGCCCACTTGCGCGACTCGTCCGCCTGGAACTGCGCCAGCCCTTCGGGCGTGGTCGTGAGGATCTCGGTCCCTGTCTGGCCGTAAAAGGCAGTGCGCGCAGCCTCGCTGTGCGCGGCCGCGACAAGCAACTCGTTCAAGCGCCGCACCACCGCGGGTGGTGTCTTAGCCGGAACATAGGCCGCGAACCAATAGCCCATGTCGTAGCCGGGCACGCCGGCTTCCGCGACCGTCGGAACGTCGGGCGCGAGGGCCGAGCGCTTGTCGCCGGAGTAGCCGAGGGCACGCAGCGTGCCGGCCTTGATCTGCGGCAGCGCGAGCGTCGCATCGGCCATCATCATGTCGGTCTGCCCGCCCATGAGGTCGCTCAGCGCCTGCGCGTTGGCCTTGTACGGCACGTGCAGCAGCCGAATGCCGGCCATCTGCTGCAGCAGTTCGACGCCGACGCGGCTTTGCGAACTGCCCGCACCAAAGCTGTACGTGCCCGGATCCTTCTTCGCCAGCGCGACAAGTTCGGCCACGGTCTTCGCCGGGAACGACGGCTTGACCACCATGAACTGCCCGCCGCGGCCGAGCGCGGTGACGGGCGCGAAGTCGGCCACCGGGTCGTACGGCAGCTTGCGGAACAAATGCAGGTTGACCACCTGCGTCGAATTGGTGGTGACCAGCACGGTGTGGCCATCGGCGGTCGCCTTGGCGACGAACTGCACGCCGATGAAGCCGTTTGCTCCGGGCTTGTTCTCGACGACCACCGACTGCCGCGTGGCAGTGGCCACCGCACCGGCCACGGCGCGTGCGACCTGGTCGGTGGCCGCGCCGGCAGCGAACGGCACGACGAAGGTGATAGGGCGATCCGGGAAAACCTGTGCCGACGCCAGCAGCGGCATGACCAGCGCGAGGACGGCCGCGACGATGGATGGGGCGAGTTTCACCACGCGGCTCCCCTCAATCGACCTTCATGTTGCTCTCGGTCACCACGCGCCGCAGCACCGCAGTGTCCTTGGCCACGATGTCGGCCAGCCGCGCGGGGGGGCCGCCGACCACGCCGTACCAGGCTTCGTCGAGTTTGGCCCGGACGGCGGGTTCCTTGAGCGCGGCTTCGAAAGCCGTGTTGAGCCGCGCGACCACGTCCCTCGGTGTGGCCGCCGGAACCGCGAAGCCGTACCAGCCTTCCAGTTCGAAGCCCGGCAGGAATTCGGCGACCGCCGGCAAGTCCGGCAGCGCGGGAATCCGTGACGGTGTGGTCACCGCGAGTGCGCGCAAGCGTCCTCCTCGCACCAGCGGCATGGCCTCGGTCAGCAGCGCGAGCATGAACGTCGTCTCGCCGCCCATCACGCCGGTGATCGCCGGTGCGCCGCCCTTGTACGGCACGTGCTGCGACTTGATGCCGGCCGTGCGCTTGAGGATCTCGCCGCCGAAATGCTGGATGGTCGCGTTGCCCGCCGACGCATAGGTGGTGCGGTCGTCAGCCTTGATGCGGTCGAGCAGGTCTTTGAAGCTCCGGAACGGTGAGTCCTGCGGCACGACGACCGCGCACGCGAACGTCGTGGCCAGGATCACCGGCGCGAAGTCCTTCTGCGGATCGAACGGCAGCGTGTCCTTGTAGAGGCTGGTGCTCGCCGCGAACAGCGCCTGGCTGCCGAGCAGGATCGTGCGGCCGTCCGGCGGCGCCTTCGCGACGAGCGCCGCGCCGATGTTGCCGCTGGCGCCGGTGCGGTTCTCAACCACGACCGACTGTCCAAGCGACCGTTGCAGGCTTTCGGCCAGCGTGCGGGCCAGGATGTCGGACGCGCCTCCCGCGGGATAGGGGACCACGATCTTCGTGACGTTCTGCTGCGCGAACGCGGCCGGGCCGGCCAGGGCCAGCGTTGCGAACTGCAGGAAGCGGCGCTTGTCCATGGAAGCTCCAGTCGGAAGTCAATTGGGGGCCGCGCTCAAGCGCGCCAGCGCGCGCCCGCATCGACGTCGATCACCGTGCCCGAGATGTAAGCCGCCTGCGGCGACGCGAGAAACCATGCGCAGTCGGCGATCTCTCCCGCATAGGCCATGCGCCCGAACGGCATGTCGGCCAGCATGGCCTTGTACGAATCACCGCCGCGGCCGGCCGCGAGGTCTTGCGTGCGCGGTGTAGCCGTGAGGCCCGGGTTGATGCCGGCGATGCGCACGTTCCAGTCGACCGACTGCGAGCCCGCCGCCTGCGTGAAGGCGATCAGTGCGGCATTGGCCGTGCTGGTCATGATGGTCTTCGGGTTCAGCCGCACGCCGGCCGTGCCCATGATGTTGACGATCACGCCTCCACCCGACGCGCGCATCCGCTCGCAGGCGAGCCGGGTCGCCTCGATCGCGCCGAGCACCTTGTCGCTCCAGGCGCCGCGCCAGTCCGCCGGCTGCGTGTCGAGGAGCGGCTT includes the following:
- a CDS encoding aspartate/glutamate racemase family protein; the protein is MALKSMAAYSPYGWRAKLGVIVPSTNTATEGEWRHMVPDGVSFHVGRALLTGATSQESYDIMARGTERAAEELATADLDLLVYCCTSGSFMVGRDALKNKLSGISRLPVTTTADAVLEAFARLGITRVGLATPYIDLVNRREVEFLDENGITVTTVMGLQLGSTVEERRLINRVPPEVVFRMARAVDSPQAQAIFLSCTALPTMEMLERIETALGKPVIASNPATLWHCLRRLGVHDKLTGHGRLFAEF
- a CDS encoding SDR family oxidoreductase; its protein translation is MNARRVVVTGGAGGIGRAIALRFAQGGCDLHLLGRDAGRLKSATDEIVGVTGRVVTSAICDLGDGESLRDAFADQRIDVLVNAAGSITRKPLLDTQPADWRGAWSDKVLGAIEATRLACERMRASGGGVIVNIMGTAGVRLNPKTIMTSTANAALIAFTQAAGSQSVDWNVRIAGINPGLTATPRTQDLAAGRGGDSYKAMLADMPFGRMAYAGEIADCAWFLASPQAAYISGTVIDVDAGARWRA
- a CDS encoding Bug family tripartite tricarboxylate transporter substrate binding protein — translated: MDKRRFLQFATLALAGPAAFAQQNVTKIVVPYPAGGASDILARTLAESLQRSLGQSVVVENRTGASGNIGAALVAKAPPDGRTILLGSQALFAASTSLYKDTLPFDPQKDFAPVILATTFACAVVVPQDSPFRSFKDLLDRIKADDRTTYASAGNATIQHFGGEILKRTAGIKSQHVPYKGGAPAITGVMGGETTFMLALLTEAMPLVRGGRLRALAVTTPSRIPALPDLPAVAEFLPGFELEGWYGFAVPAATPRDVVARLNTAFEAALKEPAVRAKLDEAWYGVVGGPPARLADIVAKDTAVLRRVVTESNMKVD
- a CDS encoding Bug family tripartite tricarboxylate transporter substrate binding protein, whose product is MKVAARIAVVLAMLLSLAAHAQPYPSRPVTMIVPFPPGGAAHPIGRLLANAMSKSLGQNVVVDTKAGAGGAIGHAYTARQAPNGYTIMFTASSIVTIPVADEVNGRQPTYRMSDFTPIALVAADPQVLLVPVGSPWKTLADLLADAKARPGKIAYSSAGVYGTSHTSVEMFAQAAGIKLLHVPYQGAGPSILALLGGEVQLTAVTPAVGLPHIKAGKVRALASWGGTRLSNVADIPTMKELGIDAEFYSWVALFAPAGLPSDVAETLRKSVRQAVQDQEFLMGMAALTTEVNLQEGAQFEAFLERDSRRLGEAIRRIGKTE
- a CDS encoding Bug family tripartite tricarboxylate transporter substrate binding protein; translated protein: MPLLASAQVFPDRPITFVVPFAAGAATDQVARAVAGAVATATRQSVVVENKPGANGFIGVQFVAKATADGHTVLVTTNSTQVVNLHLFRKLPYDPVADFAPVTALGRGGQFMVVKPSFPAKTVAELVALAKKDPGTYSFGAGSSQSRVGVELLQQMAGIRLLHVPYKANAQALSDLMGGQTDMMMADATLALPQIKAGTLRALGYSGDKRSALAPDVPTVAEAGVPGYDMGYWFAAYVPAKTPPAVVRRLNELLVAAAHSEAARTAFYGQTGTEILTTTPEGLAQFQADESRKWAGIVKSAGIEPE
- a CDS encoding ornithine cyclodeaminase family protein, which translates into the protein MYVSAAEAKQLLGIPDSLRIVEQAFAEYGRERVVSSVPSASYMLVQNEAPTMFWIKSASLRPLGAAGVFFGAQFGDYYFMVTDSRTGTMRGIVEQAWLTKRRTGTTGVVAARKLAGPNARVAALIGAGLIGEEVARVLPHAFALDDFRVASRTYEGASAFVERLKAQTGAPMRAVATAEEAVRGADIVITITLASEAFVKPGWLKEGAVLVSMGGVPEVEFGVLAEIDRLVVDDPDYALLKGDLATWVDRGHISQPAMKERIDADLGEVMCGAKPGRRSPSERILAIVQGMAVCDLATAVFLLDKAETEGVGQSIVVTPQMEIPALDKMQPRAQAISSGIQRRRPG